In a single window of the Acidobacteriota bacterium genome:
- the mnmG gene encoding tRNA uridine-5-carboxymethylaminomethyl(34) synthesis enzyme MnmG produces the protein MGSGTFQDHDVVVIGGGHAGVEAAVAAARMGLDTALYTMNVDLIAQMSCNPAIGGIAKGHLVRELDALGGVMGEVIDRTGIQFRLLNRSRGPAVWSPRAQADKQRYRVAMRGLLEGEARLGIKQAEVVDIVREKGRVSGVELADGRRVGARAVVLTTGTFLNGLIHIGERKRAAGRSGESPSVPLAESIKAIGFSWGRMKTGTPPRLDGRTIDFGLAEEQKGDKDPTPFSFRTKRIDQPQVSCFIAYSNPRTHQVVRENLNRSPLYSGRIQSIGPRYCPSFEDKVVKFPERPRHQIFLEPEGLGTNEIYVNGLSTSMPPDVQMEMVRSIRGLEAAELIRPGYAIEYDYVDPRELFPSLQTKRVAGLFHAGQINGTTGYEEAACQGLMAGINAARWVRGEEPVVLGRDEGYIGILVDDLVTKGTDEPYRMFTSRAEFRLQLRIDNADRRLTPLGGKLGLIGRDDLESYEAKQQRIEKLRAVLAEMRIHVGNGRISAKEALKRTEYRIRQFLSELPGELRKDLSAEELRCVETEIKYEGYLRQQKADIEKIRRASAKALPADIEYGNIAGLSREIVEKLSRIRPLTIGQASRIPGVTPAALAIIHVHLELDRRKRRERT, from the coding sequence ATGGGTAGCGGCACATTTCAAGACCATGATGTGGTAGTCATCGGCGGCGGGCATGCCGGAGTAGAGGCGGCAGTGGCGGCTGCGCGGATGGGTTTGGATACCGCGCTCTACACCATGAATGTCGATCTCATCGCGCAGATGTCCTGCAACCCTGCCATCGGCGGTATCGCCAAGGGCCATCTGGTGCGCGAGCTGGATGCACTGGGTGGCGTGATGGGAGAGGTGATCGATCGGACGGGGATTCAGTTTCGGTTGTTGAACCGTAGCCGCGGTCCGGCCGTGTGGTCGCCGAGAGCCCAGGCCGACAAGCAACGGTATCGTGTCGCCATGCGGGGATTGCTGGAAGGTGAGGCCCGTCTCGGAATCAAGCAGGCCGAGGTTGTAGATATCGTGAGAGAGAAGGGGCGAGTCAGCGGAGTTGAATTGGCAGACGGCCGCCGAGTGGGCGCCCGCGCCGTGGTGTTGACGACGGGCACCTTCTTGAACGGGCTGATCCATATCGGCGAGCGGAAGAGAGCTGCCGGCCGCAGCGGTGAATCGCCGTCAGTTCCGCTGGCCGAATCGATCAAGGCGATCGGTTTCAGTTGGGGGCGCATGAAGACGGGGACGCCGCCGCGCCTGGATGGACGGACGATCGACTTCGGGTTGGCCGAAGAGCAGAAAGGGGACAAGGACCCCACGCCCTTCTCCTTTAGAACCAAGCGGATAGACCAGCCTCAAGTCTCTTGCTTCATCGCCTACAGCAATCCACGGACGCACCAGGTGGTCCGGGAGAATCTGAACCGTTCACCGCTCTATAGTGGCCGGATTCAGTCGATTGGCCCTCGCTACTGTCCTTCCTTCGAAGACAAGGTGGTGAAATTCCCCGAACGGCCGCGGCATCAGATTTTTCTGGAGCCGGAAGGACTCGGAACCAATGAGATTTACGTCAATGGGCTCTCGACCAGCATGCCGCCGGATGTGCAGATGGAGATGGTCCGCTCCATTCGGGGCTTGGAAGCGGCCGAGTTGATTCGGCCGGGGTACGCCATTGAATATGACTACGTGGACCCCCGTGAGCTGTTTCCCTCCCTGCAAACCAAGCGGGTGGCCGGACTGTTTCATGCAGGCCAGATCAATGGGACCACCGGCTATGAGGAGGCGGCCTGTCAGGGGCTCATGGCCGGAATCAACGCGGCCCGCTGGGTAAGGGGAGAAGAGCCGGTCGTGCTGGGACGGGATGAGGGCTATATTGGAATCCTTGTCGATGACCTGGTCACCAAGGGAACCGACGAGCCCTATCGAATGTTCACTTCCCGGGCCGAATTCCGGCTGCAGTTGAGAATCGACAACGCGGATCGGCGGCTGACTCCTCTTGGGGGGAAGCTGGGACTGATCGGGAGGGACGATCTGGAGAGTTACGAGGCCAAGCAGCAGCGCATTGAGAAATTGCGAGCCGTGCTGGCGGAGATGCGCATTCACGTGGGAAATGGCAGGATTTCGGCAAAAGAAGCCCTGAAACGTACGGAATACCGCATTCGACAGTTCCTCTCGGAGCTTCCCGGGGAACTGCGGAAGGATCTAAGCGCAGAAGAATTGCGCTGTGTGGAGACGGAGATCAAGTATGAGGGATATCTGCGGCAACAGAAAGCGGACATCGAAAAGATAAGACGGGCTTCGGCCAAGGCGCTGCCTGCGGATATCGAGTATGGAAACATTGCCGGCCTTTCGCGCGAAATCGTGGAGAAGCTTTCCCGAATCCGGCCGCTAACCATCGGTCAGGCCAGTCGGATTCCAGGGGTGACACCGGCGGCGCTTGCCATCATCCATGTCCACTTGGAACTCGATCGGCGCAAAAGAAGAGAAAGGACCTAG